One Prinia subflava isolate CZ2003 ecotype Zambia chromosome 8, Cam_Psub_1.2, whole genome shotgun sequence DNA window includes the following coding sequences:
- the GPX4 gene encoding phospholipid hydroperoxide glutathione peroxidase GPX4 yields the protein MGWSSAVRSALWSGAAAARAALLGPGLGAVRSMCAQADDWRSARAIYDFHALDIDGNDVSLEKYRGNVCIITNVASKUGKTAVNYTQLVDLHARYAEKGLRILGFPCNQFGKQEPGDNAQIKAFAENYGVKFDMYSKIDVNGDDAHPLWKWMKEQPKGRGTLGNGIKWNFTKFLINREGQVVKRYSPMEDPYVIEKDLPAYL from the exons ATGGGCTGGAGCAGTGCGGTGCGGAGCGCGCTGTggagcggagcggcggcggcgcgggcagcgCTCCTGGGACCAGGGCTGGGCGCGGTGCGGAGCATG TGTGCCCAGGCGGACGACTGGCGCTCGGCCAGGGCCATCTACGACTTTCACGCCCTCGATATCGATGGCAACGATGTGTCCCTGGAGAAGTACCG GGGCAACGTCTGTATCATCACCAACGTAGCCTCCAAATGAGGGAAGACCGCGGTAAACTACACTCAGCTTGTCGATTTGCACGCCCGATACGCTGAGAAGGGTTTACGCATCCTGGGCTTTCCCTGTAACCAGTTTGGGAAGCAG GAGCCCGGGGACAACGCTCAGATCAAGGCTTTTGCTGAGAACTACGGGGTGAAGTTCGACATGTACAGCAAGATCGACGTCAACGGGGATGATGCTCACCCTCTCTGGAAGTGGATGAAGGAGCAGCCCAAAGGGAGAGGCACCCTGGGCAA tgGAATAAAATGGAATTTCACCAAG TTCCTCATTAACCGGGAAGGTCAAGTGGTGAAGAGGTACAGCCCGATGGAAGACCCCTAC GTGATTGAGAAGGACCTGCCTGCCTACCTGTAG